A stretch of Paenibacillus mucilaginosus 3016 DNA encodes these proteins:
- a CDS encoding MerR family transcriptional regulator, whose product MKEEQCFTIKQTAEQTGITEDTIRYYEKIALLPRAERKDNGHRIYRQEDINTIRLIACLKKTGMPLVEIRPFLAVSADTDPAEYPELVELLRSHRENIVSQITSLQQVVDFIDMKLEEGRYRRDCSDEGLDGVAEKMSGEPKPKPVSPGEMRYFSVTAKAGKSQASVR is encoded by the coding sequence ATGAAGGAAGAGCAATGCTTTACAATAAAGCAAACCGCCGAGCAAACCGGAATTACTGAGGATACGATCCGTTATTACGAAAAGATCGCGCTGCTGCCTCGCGCAGAGCGGAAGGATAACGGGCACCGCATCTACCGGCAGGAGGACATCAATACGATCCGGCTGATAGCATGCCTGAAAAAAACGGGGATGCCGCTAGTGGAAATTCGGCCTTTTTTGGCGGTCTCAGCCGATACTGATCCCGCGGAATATCCGGAGCTTGTGGAACTCTTAAGAAGCCATCGTGAAAATATAGTCAGCCAGATCACTTCACTGCAGCAAGTTGTTGATTTTATCGACATGAAGTTGGAGGAGGGGAGATATAGACGAGACTGCTCGGATGAAGGTCTAGACGGCGTAGCAGAGAAAATGTCGGGTGAACCGAAACCAAAGCCTGTCTCACCTGGCGAGATGAGGTATTTTTCTGTAACGGCCAAAGCGGGAAAGTCACAGGCCTCCGTAAGATAA